From Carya illinoinensis cultivar Pawnee chromosome 5, C.illinoinensisPawnee_v1, whole genome shotgun sequence, one genomic window encodes:
- the LOC122310548 gene encoding protein LAZY 1-like — MKLLGWMHRKFRQNSGDPLKDFVVGQPSLDDQHYLQKQNYGTRPFKQAPKDHYLRKSFTGQEAARVEEEDYEDESSAAMTELFHGFLAIGTLGTDQVSTDLSTPKFSISVDNITEKETEVTENDLKLINDELEKVLGAEAKDDGCNYSSGRNSHVSTGRSSHGSTITLSGKPIEGSETNANGTTVCPLQGYLFGSAIELSETTTTTAAAAAAMPKKEHRTSLGELFQMSKTVEEMCGTKCDREERRTEKEADKSALHLMKKLLKKKMLHSSRSSTTAGGGSLDSASAETKLHKILQMFHRKVHPETSAATLKSTKTQKTENKKKILCNGDYSSGDQVLPDEDIISYSKRSLSKESMRRHKSQSNPLHFTLSSSDSNGNREHWIKTDADYLVLEL; from the exons ATGAAG TTACTGGGTTGGATGCATCGGAAGTTCCGCCAAAACAGCGGTGATCCACTTAAGGATTTCGTGGTTG GGCAGCCATCGCTGGACGATCAACACTACCTCCAAAAACAAAACTATGGCACCAGACCCTTCAAACAAGCCCCAAAAGACCACTACCTTCGGAAGTCTTTCACCGGTCAAGAAGCAGCaagagtagaagaagaagactaCGAAGATGAATCATCTGCTGCAATGACTGAGCTCTTCCATGGCTTTCTTGCCATTGGTACCCTTGGTACAGACCAAGTCTCGACTGACCTTTCCACACCAAAATTTTCCATCTCTGTCGACAATATAACTGAAAAGGAAACAGAAGTGACAGAGAACGATCTGAAGCTCATCAATGATGAGTTGGAAAAGGTGTTGGGAGCTGAAGCTAAAGATGATGGCTGCAATTATTCATCTGGGAGGAACAGTCATGTTAGCACTGGGAGAAGCAGTCATGGCAGTACCATTACACTCAGTGGCAAGCCAATAGAAGGATCAGAGACCAATGCAAATGGAACTACAGTCTGCCCACTCCAAGGATATCTTTTTGGATCAGCAATTGAATTGTcggaaacaacaacaacaacagcagcagcagcggCAGCAATGCCAAAGAAAGAACATAGGACATCTCTTGGAGAGCTGTTTCAGATGAGTAAAACGGTGGAGGAAATGTGTGGAACAAAGTGCGACAGGGAGGAGAGGCGGACGGAGAAGGAAGCAGATAAGTCTGCCTTGCACCTGATGAAAAAGCTGCTGAAGAAAAAGATGCTTCATTCTTCTCGGAGCTCTACAACAGCTGGTGGTGGATCTCTTGACTCTGCTTCGGCTGAGACAAAACTGCATAAG ATACTTCAAATGTTCCACAGGAAGGTTCACCCTGAAACCTCAGCAGCAACTCTAAAGTCTACTAAGACCCAAAAGActgaaaacaagaagaaaatattatgcaaCGGGGATTACAGCAGTGGAGATCAAGTGCTCCCAGATGAAGACATAATCTCCTATTCCAAGAGATCCCTTTCAAAGGAGAGCATGCGGCGCCACAAGAGCCAATCTAACCCGCTGCATTTCACACTTAGCAGCAGCGATTCAAATGGGAACAGGGAGCACTGGATCAAAACAGATGCAGACT